The proteins below are encoded in one region of Limnochorda pilosa:
- a CDS encoding cytochrome b family protein gives MEQKEPLRPLRKGAPRARSPVVEKVVARREQRVYVWPYLVSVEMMGALVFLVLLSIMSVVIKAPLGSLANPELTPDPAKAPWYFLGLQELLLHMNASLAGVIVPTAALLGLAALPYVDRRRKGTGIWFSGPKGPAIAGFSAFYTIAWELALIFMDEWLMVPGGEAHGIRPYIIHLMSPLNLHPIIPETIGGWIVPILFMLFIPYSLTVIVRRHWKADTRDVAIALYTFFVASFLVLTVVGTAFRGHGMRLMWPWEVGRPVGF, from the coding sequence ATGGAACAGAAAGAGCCGCTCCGCCCGCTCCGCAAGGGGGCTCCCAGGGCGCGCTCGCCCGTGGTCGAAAAGGTGGTTGCACGCCGGGAGCAGCGCGTCTATGTCTGGCCGTACCTGGTCAGCGTGGAGATGATGGGCGCCCTGGTCTTCCTGGTGCTCCTCTCGATCATGTCGGTGGTCATCAAGGCGCCCCTGGGCAGCCTCGCCAACCCCGAGCTCACCCCGGACCCGGCCAAGGCGCCGTGGTACTTCCTTGGTCTGCAGGAGCTGCTGCTGCACATGAACGCATCGCTCGCGGGCGTCATCGTGCCCACGGCGGCGTTGCTGGGGCTGGCGGCGCTGCCGTACGTGGATCGTAGGAGGAAGGGCACGGGGATCTGGTTCAGCGGTCCGAAGGGTCCGGCCATCGCCGGCTTCTCCGCTTTCTACACCATCGCCTGGGAGCTGGCCCTCATCTTCATGGACGAGTGGCTCATGGTGCCCGGGGGCGAGGCGCACGGTATCCGTCCCTATATCATCCACCTGATGAGCCCGCTCAACCTGCACCCCATCATCCCGGAGACCATCGGGGGGTGGATCGTGCCCATCCTCTTCATGCTCTTCATCCCGTACTCGCTGACCGTGATCGTGCGCCGCCACTGGAAGGCCGATACCCGGGACGTCGCCATCGCCCTCTACACCTTCTTCGTGGCGTCGTTCCTGGTGCTCACGGTGGTGGGCACCGCCTTCCGGGGGCACGGCATGCGGCTCATGTGGCCCTGGGAGGTCGGGCGGCCCGTGGGCTTCTGA
- a CDS encoding QcrA and Rieske domain-containing protein, with protein sequence MPERSETKVSANSQVKDGAAVAARALESGAGKEALSRRQFMRSLMWGSAGLFALEAALSGLALFWPRNVKGFGSTIRVGPLADFPVGSVTKVREGKFYVSRLENGFIALYWRCTHLGCTVPWREDEQLFHCPCHGSMYERTGQNIAGPAPRPLDYMESTVESGQIVVNTGKITQRERYEPGQLTPV encoded by the coding sequence ATGCCCGAGAGGTCTGAGACCAAAGTGAGTGCCAACTCGCAGGTGAAGGACGGAGCCGCAGTGGCCGCGCGGGCCCTGGAGAGCGGAGCCGGGAAAGAGGCGCTCTCGCGGCGGCAGTTCATGCGCTCGCTCATGTGGGGGTCCGCCGGGCTCTTCGCGCTGGAAGCGGCCCTGTCGGGCCTGGCCCTCTTCTGGCCCCGCAACGTGAAGGGGTTCGGCTCGACGATCCGGGTCGGCCCGCTGGCGGACTTCCCCGTGGGGAGCGTCACCAAGGTGCGGGAGGGCAAGTTCTACGTCTCCCGCCTGGAGAACGGTTTCATCGCCCTCTACTGGCGGTGCACCCACCTGGGCTGCACGGTTCCGTGGCGGGAAGACGAGCAGCTCTTCCACTGCCCCTGCCACGGTTCGATGTACGAGCGCACGGGGCAGAACATCGCCGGGCCGGCGCCCCGGCCGCTCGACTACATGGAGTCCACCGTAGAGAGCGGGCAGATCGTGGTGAACACAGGCAAGATCACCCAGCGGGAGCGGTACGAGCCTGGGCAGCTGACGCCGGTTTGA
- a CDS encoding c-type cytochrome yields MRYRKYLVVIALAWILILTWTAYLVLENRRMATAGEEQTASLVARGLDIYANNCVVCHGPMGEGVVGPPLNREEFRGDPEEATDAYDLIYRTVSQGRPGSTETHWVRLATGEWASFTSMPTWSQDFGGPLNEQEVRAVATFIMLGDWTQVNGRIPAPRLQGELPDAGVAPEVNQQAKAIIQAKGCLACHTIGQVGGFVGPDLTKVGTWGLDADFLKTWISDPPAMKDRAPVYWSNYGGPLLTPQGMQALQSQPGAGTAQARGEAGGGAPGGGSQAVKDLPLNPPVPLGPTQMPKLLFTDDELDVLVQYLLGLK; encoded by the coding sequence GTGCGCTACCGCAAGTACCTGGTCGTCATCGCACTGGCCTGGATCCTCATCCTCACCTGGACCGCCTACCTGGTCCTCGAGAACCGCCGCATGGCCACCGCGGGCGAAGAGCAGACCGCGAGCCTGGTGGCCCGCGGGCTCGACATCTACGCGAACAACTGCGTCGTCTGTCACGGACCCATGGGTGAGGGGGTGGTCGGCCCACCGCTGAACCGGGAGGAGTTCCGGGGTGATCCTGAGGAGGCGACCGACGCTTACGACCTCATCTACCGTACGGTGAGCCAGGGGCGCCCGGGCAGCACCGAGACGCACTGGGTGCGGCTGGCCACGGGCGAGTGGGCCTCCTTCACCTCCATGCCCACGTGGAGCCAGGACTTCGGCGGCCCCCTGAACGAGCAGGAGGTCCGGGCGGTGGCCACCTTCATCATGCTGGGCGACTGGACCCAGGTGAACGGGCGGATCCCGGCACCCCGGCTCCAGGGCGAGCTGCCCGACGCGGGCGTGGCGCCGGAAGTCAACCAGCAGGCCAAGGCGATCATCCAGGCCAAGGGGTGCCTGGCGTGCCACACCATCGGGCAGGTGGGCGGCTTCGTGGGCCCCGACCTCACCAAGGTGGGAACGTGGGGGTTGGACGCCGATTTCCTCAAGACCTGGATCAGCGACCCACCGGCCATGAAGGACCGGGCGCCCGTCTATTGGTCCAACTACGGGGGCCCGCTCCTGACGCCCCAGGGTATGCAGGCTCTGCAGTCCCAGCCTGGCGCGGGTACCGCCCAGGCCCGGGGAGAGGCCGGGGGTGGGGCGCCGGGCGGCGGGAGCCAGGCGGTGAAGGACCTGCCCCTGAACCCACCTGTCCCTCTGGGGCCGACGCAGATGCCGAAGCTCCTCTTCACGGACGACGAGCTGGACGTGCTGGTGCAGTACCTGCTCGGCCTCAAGTGA
- a CDS encoding 4Fe-4S binding protein — translation MAHFIRDTCIGCTACVKVCPTEAITGARDQVHLIAPELCIDCGACTMACPVECIENDRGEILPRIRKRTEWPKPVIDPVSCTGCQFCVDVCPFDCLEMSGDTFHSIAVLVDPKACVGCGLCEEVCAKDAIDVRFPPKESVA, via the coding sequence ATGGCGCACTTCATCCGCGACACGTGCATCGGGTGTACGGCCTGTGTGAAGGTGTGCCCGACGGAGGCGATCACCGGGGCACGCGACCAGGTCCACCTCATCGCGCCGGAGCTCTGCATCGACTGCGGCGCGTGCACCATGGCCTGCCCGGTGGAGTGCATCGAGAACGACCGCGGGGAGATCCTGCCCCGTATCCGCAAGCGCACCGAGTGGCCCAAGCCCGTGATCGACCCCGTGAGCTGCACCGGCTGCCAGTTCTGCGTGGACGTCTGCCCCTTCGACTGCCTGGAGATGTCCGGTGATACCTTCCACAGCATCGCGGTGCTGGTGGACCCCAAGGCCTGCGTGGGCTGCGGGCTCTGCGAGGAAGTGTGTGCCAAGGACGCGATCGACGTCCGCTTCCCGCCGAAGGAGAGCGTGGCGTGA
- a CDS encoding ROK family protein — MPVRIDPHRSRQLNRLSILQLLRAHGELSGYDLARRTGLSRTAAYNVVDELLASATVRERLGRSRGGRRPVLYSLNPDTGFVIGVDLGGSRIRAESFSFDEKSVASSEVPMGLTGNGGVLSSVLEAVGNVTSSLPGPVLGIGIAAPGLVDASQGMVLQAANLGWQDVPLAQILSGRFGRPVIVDNDTNAATLAETRFGAGRGHRNVVYVRADTGIGAGLVLDGKLYRGELGVVGEVGHTVLEPDGALCACGRRGCLETLASVPAMVRRYRALRGETGPGELRFKDLTSRAYAGDEAARVTLRESGRWLGHALGNVANLLGPSAILLAGQVAGGGPLLWEPLLAELRHRALSPAAGQIWVARGELKERAGTVGAAQLVFEQVFSPDHEDWLPALRDRQAEGGSQADQDEGEDGGGARESNGSCMG, encoded by the coding sequence TTGCCTGTCAGGATCGACCCGCACCGATCACGGCAGCTCAACCGGTTGAGCATCCTTCAGCTGCTCCGCGCCCACGGGGAGCTGTCGGGATACGACCTGGCAAGGCGGACGGGCCTCAGCCGCACGGCGGCCTACAACGTGGTCGACGAGCTCCTGGCCTCTGCTACGGTTCGCGAGCGGCTCGGGCGCTCGCGCGGAGGACGCCGGCCCGTGCTCTACAGCCTCAACCCCGATACGGGCTTTGTCATCGGGGTGGACCTGGGCGGTTCGCGCATCCGGGCTGAGAGCTTTTCCTTCGACGAGAAGTCGGTGGCCTCTTCGGAGGTGCCGATGGGCCTGACGGGCAACGGTGGGGTGCTCTCCAGCGTGCTGGAGGCCGTAGGCAACGTGACGAGCAGCCTTCCGGGTCCGGTCTTGGGCATCGGGATCGCTGCGCCCGGCTTGGTGGACGCATCCCAGGGGATGGTGTTGCAGGCCGCCAACCTTGGCTGGCAGGACGTCCCCCTGGCGCAGATCCTCAGCGGTCGCTTCGGCCGGCCGGTGATCGTGGACAACGACACGAACGCGGCCACCCTGGCCGAGACACGGTTCGGGGCGGGGCGCGGTCACCGCAACGTCGTCTACGTCCGGGCCGACACCGGCATCGGGGCCGGACTGGTCCTCGACGGGAAGCTCTACCGGGGCGAGCTGGGGGTCGTCGGCGAGGTGGGGCACACGGTGCTCGAGCCGGACGGGGCATTGTGCGCCTGCGGGAGACGGGGCTGCCTCGAGACTCTGGCCTCGGTCCCTGCCATGGTGCGACGCTATCGGGCGTTGCGGGGTGAGACGGGCCCAGGCGAGTTGCGCTTCAAGGATCTGACCTCACGGGCCTACGCCGGCGACGAGGCGGCGCGGGTGACGCTGCGCGAATCCGGCCGCTGGTTGGGGCACGCGCTGGGGAACGTCGCGAACCTCCTGGGACCGTCTGCCATCCTGCTGGCCGGCCAGGTAGCGGGAGGGGGGCCGCTTCTCTGGGAGCCCCTCCTGGCCGAGCTTCGCCATCGGGCCCTCTCGCCCGCGGCGGGACAGATATGGGTGGCCCGGGGGGAGCTGAAGGAGCGGGCAGGTACCGTTGGGGCCGCCCAGTTGGTCTTTGAGCAGGTCTTTTCCCCAGATCACGAAGACTGGTTGCCTGCTCTTCGCGATCGCCAAGCGGAGGGCGGAAGCCAGGCGGATCAAGACGAGGGAGAGGACGGGGGTGGGGCCAGGGAGTCCAACGGCTCGTGTATGGGCTGA
- a CDS encoding C4-dicarboxylate ABC transporter, with protein sequence MWTAVAILAIFLIFAFLMITQRMSSVLSLIFMAILIPVVAGVPFTGSEGILQKVVEGGAIRLATAIAAVIFGAWLGQLMVQTGISHSMIAKAAELGGDKPMGVALALGVVVAILFTAVGHLGAVIMVGTIVLPILMSVGIDRHKAATIFLISMATGIAMNLSNWQTYASIANVEIGVIQQFGVIQLVITGAVAVVYIVLQTRRVSSEWAVGGTPPATGSSPTKVEAKHVPALSLLTPLVPLVLVLGFKWPIVPSMLAGILYGAVTVDFRNSPANLTRSVIDGLRETAPAISLMVAIGMVLNAVFLPQVAEAMGGLLRSIIPSSPVGYVLFFALLAPLALYRGPLNMWGLGSGIVGLIISLGILSPQAAMAAFMSTERVQIAGDPTNTHNVWTADFTKIDVNAITRRLLPFLWIVAAISALIAGILYV encoded by the coding sequence ATGTGGACAGCAGTGGCCATCCTGGCCATCTTCCTGATCTTCGCCTTCCTCATGATCACCCAGAGGATGTCGTCCGTGCTCTCCTTGATCTTCATGGCCATCCTCATTCCGGTGGTGGCCGGGGTCCCTTTCACGGGGAGCGAGGGCATCCTTCAGAAAGTCGTTGAGGGCGGGGCCATCCGGCTCGCTACCGCCATCGCCGCCGTCATCTTCGGCGCGTGGCTGGGGCAGCTCATGGTGCAGACGGGGATCTCCCACTCCATGATCGCCAAGGCGGCCGAGCTGGGCGGGGACAAGCCCATGGGCGTCGCCCTCGCGCTGGGCGTGGTCGTGGCCATCCTCTTCACCGCGGTCGGGCACCTGGGTGCGGTGATCATGGTGGGGACCATCGTCCTTCCGATCTTGATGTCGGTGGGGATCGACCGGCACAAGGCGGCCACGATCTTCCTGATCTCCATGGCCACCGGCATCGCGATGAACCTCTCCAACTGGCAGACCTACGCTTCCATCGCCAACGTGGAGATCGGCGTCATCCAGCAGTTCGGGGTCATCCAGCTGGTGATCACCGGCGCGGTCGCCGTGGTCTACATCGTCCTGCAGACCCGGAGAGTCTCCTCCGAGTGGGCCGTTGGCGGAACGCCGCCGGCGACGGGCAGCTCGCCCACCAAGGTGGAGGCGAAGCACGTCCCGGCGCTCTCGCTCCTTACCCCGCTGGTCCCGCTCGTCCTGGTGCTGGGCTTCAAGTGGCCGATCGTCCCCAGCATGCTGGCGGGGATCCTGTACGGCGCCGTCACCGTGGACTTCCGGAACAGCCCTGCCAACCTGACCCGCTCGGTGATCGACGGGTTGCGTGAGACGGCTCCGGCGATTTCCCTGATGGTCGCCATCGGCATGGTCTTGAACGCGGTCTTCCTGCCCCAGGTGGCGGAAGCGATGGGTGGGCTGTTGAGGTCGATCATCCCGTCGAGCCCCGTCGGGTACGTCCTCTTCTTCGCCCTCCTGGCGCCGCTGGCCCTCTATCGGGGTCCCCTCAACATGTGGGGCCTCGGGAGCGGGATCGTCGGGCTGATCATCAGCCTCGGCATCCTGAGCCCGCAGGCGGCCATGGCTGCCTTCATGTCCACCGAGCGGGTTCAGATCGCGGGCGACCCGACCAACACCCACAACGTCTGGACCGCGGACTTCACCAAGATCGACGTCAACGCGATCACTCGGAGGCTGCTGCCGTTCCTGTGGATCGTGGCGGCCATCTCCGCGCTGATCGCCGGCATCCTCTACGTGTAG
- a CDS encoding hydantoinase/oxoprolinase family protein, translated as MAGTGGAQDAQKGRRVRIGIDVGGTFTDAVAIDDGSLEILAQLKIPTTHSDDHGVAAGVVRAVRGVLEQGEIDPSEVVFISHGTTQATNALLEGDVVTVGVVGMGTGLDGARARGQTQIEPIPLAQGKVLHPVHTFVETGNGFGPERVEAALRSLIDQGAEAVVAAEAYSVDDPQRELQVQQAARELGLPGSSSHEISKRYGLKMRTRTAVINASILPRMTRTADMTEESVQAAGIAAPLMIMRGDGGSMMVDEMRRRPILTLLSGPAAGVAGALMYAKVSDGLFLEVGGTSTDISLIKNGRVMVDYAEVGGHRTYLRSLDVRTVGVAGGSMIRIREGRMVEVGPRSAHIAGLAYAVFSEPEEMEGAELEVFAPLPGDPAEYVAIRAASGKRFALTLSDAANLLGLAAPGEYAHGNVEAARRAWGPLARVLGTDVEEAARQALELAAEKVLAPIHALRRKYALEESKVVLVGGGGGSAAVVPYVAGKLGVPHRIVENAPIISTIGVALAMIRETIERSVSNPTEQDLLRIRREAQEAVIGLGAEPSTVEVQMEVLPDESLVRAVATGATELRTGTARRASLSVDARRGVVAQGLGVPVEAVEHLGGSSGLDAYGHTVEKRALFGLLKKQEQRVQVCDQEGVVRLKLSHAFTQAATVARARSAATGVMERASTVKDTGRVLPNVFVLVGSRLVDLSGIADEELIHSMIETELAGLPGETPVVFVAEPR; from the coding sequence GTGGCAGGCACAGGGGGAGCCCAGGACGCTCAGAAGGGCCGGCGCGTCCGGATCGGCATCGACGTCGGGGGAACCTTCACCGACGCGGTGGCCATCGATGATGGCAGCCTTGAGATCCTCGCCCAGCTCAAGATCCCGACCACCCACAGCGACGATCATGGTGTCGCCGCCGGCGTGGTCAGGGCGGTGCGCGGCGTTCTGGAGCAGGGGGAGATCGACCCGTCGGAGGTCGTCTTCATCTCCCACGGCACGACGCAGGCGACCAACGCCCTCCTGGAGGGCGACGTGGTCACGGTGGGCGTCGTCGGCATGGGGACGGGGCTCGACGGGGCGCGCGCTCGGGGCCAGACGCAGATCGAACCGATCCCCCTCGCGCAGGGCAAGGTCCTTCACCCGGTGCACACGTTCGTTGAGACCGGGAACGGCTTCGGACCTGAGCGTGTGGAGGCGGCGCTTCGATCCTTGATCGACCAGGGAGCCGAGGCGGTGGTGGCGGCGGAAGCGTACAGCGTCGACGACCCCCAGCGGGAGCTCCAGGTTCAGCAGGCGGCGCGCGAGCTGGGTCTGCCCGGAAGCTCGTCGCACGAGATCTCGAAGCGCTACGGGCTCAAGATGCGGACGCGCACGGCCGTCATCAATGCTTCCATCCTCCCCCGCATGACCCGGACCGCCGACATGACCGAGGAGAGCGTGCAGGCTGCAGGCATCGCGGCGCCGCTGATGATCATGCGCGGTGACGGTGGGTCGATGATGGTGGACGAGATGCGCCGGCGCCCCATCCTGACCCTTCTCTCGGGGCCCGCCGCCGGCGTGGCCGGTGCCCTCATGTACGCCAAGGTTTCGGACGGCCTCTTCCTGGAGGTGGGTGGCACCAGCACGGACATCTCCCTGATCAAGAACGGCCGGGTGATGGTGGACTACGCGGAGGTGGGCGGGCACCGGACCTACCTTCGCTCCCTGGATGTCCGCACGGTGGGTGTGGCCGGGGGGAGCATGATCCGCATCCGGGAGGGGCGGATGGTGGAGGTGGGGCCGCGCAGTGCACACATCGCGGGGCTCGCCTACGCCGTCTTCTCCGAACCCGAGGAGATGGAGGGCGCGGAGCTGGAGGTCTTCGCTCCCCTCCCAGGCGACCCGGCCGAGTACGTGGCCATCCGCGCTGCCAGCGGCAAGCGATTCGCCCTGACCCTCTCGGACGCGGCCAACCTGCTGGGGTTGGCGGCGCCGGGAGAGTACGCGCATGGGAACGTGGAGGCAGCCCGGCGTGCCTGGGGGCCGCTGGCTAGGGTCCTGGGAACGGATGTCGAGGAGGCGGCCCGCCAGGCACTGGAGCTGGCGGCCGAGAAGGTGCTGGCCCCCATCCATGCGCTCCGGAGGAAGTACGCCCTCGAGGAGTCCAAGGTGGTCCTCGTGGGCGGCGGGGGCGGCTCGGCGGCGGTGGTCCCCTACGTGGCCGGGAAGCTCGGGGTGCCGCACCGCATCGTCGAGAACGCGCCCATCATCTCCACCATCGGGGTGGCGCTGGCCATGATCCGGGAGACCATCGAGCGATCGGTGAGCAACCCGACCGAGCAGGACCTGCTCCGGATCCGGCGCGAGGCACAGGAGGCGGTGATCGGCCTGGGTGCGGAGCCGTCCACGGTGGAGGTGCAGATGGAGGTCCTGCCCGATGAGAGCCTGGTGCGGGCCGTGGCGACGGGCGCTACCGAGCTTCGCACCGGTACGGCCCGCCGGGCGAGCCTCTCGGTGGATGCGCGCCGGGGGGTGGTGGCCCAAGGGCTCGGCGTGCCCGTGGAGGCGGTGGAGCACCTGGGTGGCAGCAGCGGACTCGACGCCTACGGCCACACCGTGGAGAAGCGCGCCCTGTTCGGCCTGCTCAAGAAGCAGGAGCAGCGGGTACAGGTTTGCGACCAGGAGGGCGTGGTCCGCCTGAAGCTCTCCCACGCGTTCACGCAGGCGGCCACGGTTGCACGAGCCCGGAGTGCTGCAACCGGGGTGATGGAGCGAGCATCCACTGTGAAGGACACGGGTCGGGTGCTGCCCAACGTCTTCGTCCTCGTCGGCTCGCGCCTCGTGGACCTGAGCGGGATCGCGGACGAGGAGCTCATTCACTCCATGATCGAGACCGAGCTGGCGGGGCTGCCCGGTGAGACACCCGTCGTCTTCGTGGCCGAGCCGCGGTAG
- a CDS encoding FAD-dependent oxidoreductase, with product MVPVHTYDLVVVGGGNSGVLAAVAAARMGLKVALVERYGFLGGTLTAAMVGPIQSFHAGETQVVRGLPQEVVDRLQAIGGSPGHVPDPIDYCSSITPFDFEALKRVFQEMCVEAGVDLWLHATFLDAAVDGRQLRHVRVWQKDGVSELAARFFVDASGDGDLSAAAGVPFRVGRDEDSLPQPMTMIFSVGGVDWDRAFDFFREHPEELQHPVAIHGTIDPDRLRSLPFRGFSAFPTLLAEAREEGAFTIPRQRLLVFESLRKGEAVVNTTRVQGLSSLNGRDLARAEVEGRRQVWELVDFLRDRVPGFEEVHVIAVAPQIGVRESRRIEGEVQVTQEDVLAARTFPDAIACGAYPIDIHDPASTKNKTRRLPEGEYYTVPYRAMVPRAMDNLLVTGRCISATHEALAALRLSPFTMAMGHAAGVAATLALRKGAAARDVDTDLLRGTLVEQGAFVGGGA from the coding sequence ATGGTACCGGTCCATACGTACGACCTGGTGGTCGTCGGGGGCGGGAACAGCGGGGTGCTGGCCGCGGTGGCCGCCGCCAGGATGGGTCTCAAGGTGGCCCTCGTGGAACGGTACGGATTCCTGGGTGGCACGCTGACAGCGGCCATGGTGGGCCCGATCCAGTCGTTCCACGCTGGGGAGACGCAGGTGGTGCGCGGCCTACCCCAGGAGGTGGTCGACCGGCTGCAGGCCATCGGCGGCTCGCCTGGGCACGTGCCTGACCCCATCGACTACTGCTCGAGCATCACGCCTTTCGATTTCGAAGCGCTGAAGCGGGTCTTCCAGGAGATGTGCGTCGAGGCGGGCGTGGATCTGTGGCTCCACGCCACCTTCCTGGACGCGGCGGTCGACGGCCGGCAGCTCCGGCACGTGCGGGTGTGGCAGAAGGACGGGGTGAGCGAGCTCGCGGCCCGCTTCTTCGTTGACGCCTCCGGCGACGGGGACCTCTCCGCGGCCGCCGGTGTTCCGTTCCGGGTCGGGCGGGACGAAGACAGCCTTCCCCAGCCCATGACGATGATCTTCTCCGTGGGCGGCGTCGACTGGGACCGGGCCTTCGACTTCTTTCGGGAGCATCCGGAGGAGCTCCAGCACCCGGTGGCCATCCACGGAACCATCGACCCGGACCGTCTTCGATCTCTCCCATTCCGGGGCTTCTCCGCCTTCCCGACCCTCCTTGCGGAGGCTCGGGAGGAGGGTGCCTTCACCATCCCGCGGCAGCGCCTCCTGGTCTTCGAATCCCTTCGGAAGGGCGAGGCGGTCGTGAACACCACCCGGGTTCAGGGGCTCTCGTCATTGAATGGGCGGGATCTGGCCCGGGCGGAGGTTGAGGGGCGGCGCCAGGTGTGGGAGCTGGTCGACTTCCTGCGGGACCGGGTACCTGGTTTCGAGGAGGTCCACGTGATCGCGGTCGCGCCGCAGATCGGAGTGCGGGAGAGCCGCCGAATCGAGGGCGAGGTGCAGGTGACGCAAGAAGACGTCCTGGCGGCCCGCACGTTCCCGGATGCGATCGCCTGCGGGGCGTACCCCATCGACATCCACGACCCGGCGTCGACCAAGAACAAGACGCGCCGCCTGCCCGAAGGCGAGTACTACACGGTCCCCTACCGGGCCATGGTGCCGCGGGCGATGGACAACCTCCTGGTAACCGGGCGGTGCATCTCGGCCACCCATGAGGCGCTGGCGGCGCTCCGTCTCTCGCCCTTCACGATGGCGATGGGGCACGCGGCGGGCGTGGCGGCGACCCTGGCGCTGCGGAAGGGCGCGGCGGCCCGGGACGTGGACACGGACCTCCTGCGGGGCACGCTCGTGGAGCAGGGCGCCTTCGTCGGCGGCGGGGCCTAG
- a CDS encoding thioredoxin family protein, with protein sequence MRIEILGSGCPKCRATERIVREQLQTLGLTADVVHVTDPQEMRKYQVVFTPAVVVDGRVVSSGHVPTGEEVSHFLGA encoded by the coding sequence ATGCGGATCGAGATCCTGGGGAGCGGGTGCCCCAAGTGCCGGGCCACCGAGCGCATCGTGCGGGAACAGCTTCAGACCCTGGGGCTCACGGCCGACGTGGTCCACGTGACGGACCCGCAGGAGATGCGCAAGTACCAGGTGGTCTTCACCCCCGCGGTGGTGGTGGACGGACGGGTGGTTTCGTCCGGGCACGTACCTACGGGCGAAGAGGTCAGCCACTTCCTGGGTGCCTGA
- a CDS encoding permease — MIGEVLEAGFRALWEYVALHVVTCLIPAFLLAGAMVSMISREAIVAYLGSERHRLRAFGLAAVGSLFIAACSCTVIPVASGLYFAGAGLGAAFIVLWVAPAANVLALAYTGSILGAPMATARLLAAFATALLVGAVMTWVFRREEAARLEAAAAQEPGGAAGAGVGAAPGPSAAPARPVLTVPGAPGLLGLLVLNVLAPNYLVQQGPYALKVLVWAALTLVAALYAWRRLPADAVGRWLRESGWFVRLIFPLLLAGVFVVGIVGSLLSPAWIQHWLGGSGIGASLTATLLGAISYFATMTEAPFVSRLMDLGMGPGPALALLLAGPGLSLPNMLTLGRVFGARRAAVYIVTVIIFAVLWGWLAGNLIFG; from the coding sequence GTGATCGGCGAGGTGCTGGAAGCCGGCTTCCGGGCTCTCTGGGAGTACGTGGCGCTGCATGTGGTCACCTGCCTGATCCCCGCTTTCCTGCTGGCCGGGGCCATGGTGAGCATGATCTCGCGGGAGGCGATCGTGGCCTACCTGGGATCCGAACGCCACCGGCTGCGGGCTTTCGGGCTGGCCGCGGTCGGCAGCCTCTTCATCGCCGCCTGCTCGTGCACGGTCATTCCCGTGGCCAGCGGCCTCTACTTCGCCGGGGCGGGCCTCGGGGCCGCCTTCATCGTGCTCTGGGTGGCCCCCGCGGCCAACGTCCTCGCCCTGGCGTACACCGGCTCGATCCTCGGGGCGCCCATGGCCACCGCCCGCCTGCTGGCCGCTTTCGCTACAGCCCTGCTGGTGGGGGCCGTCATGACCTGGGTCTTCCGGCGGGAGGAGGCCGCCCGACTCGAGGCAGCCGCCGCGCAGGAGCCCGGTGGGGCCGCAGGAGCCGGGGTGGGAGCCGCGCCGGGACCCAGCGCCGCTCCTGCCCGGCCGGTCCTCACGGTACCTGGCGCTCCGGGCCTGCTGGGCCTCCTGGTCCTCAACGTGCTCGCGCCCAACTACCTGGTGCAGCAGGGGCCCTATGCGCTCAAGGTGCTGGTGTGGGCGGCTCTCACCCTCGTCGCGGCCCTTTACGCCTGGCGGCGTCTCCCAGCGGATGCCGTCGGCCGCTGGCTCCGGGAGAGCGGGTGGTTTGTCCGGCTCATCTTCCCCCTGCTGCTCGCAGGCGTCTTCGTGGTGGGCATCGTGGGCAGCCTCCTCTCGCCGGCGTGGATCCAGCACTGGCTGGGGGGGTCCGGAATCGGCGCCTCCCTCACGGCCACCCTCCTCGGCGCCATCAGCTACTTCGCCACCATGACCGAGGCGCCGTTCGTCAGCAGGCTGATGGACCTGGGAATGGGGCCGGGGCCCGCCCTGGCACTCCTCCTGGCCGGACCTGGCCTCAGCCTGCCCAACATGCTCACCCTGGGCCGCGTCTTTGGCGCCCGGCGTGCGGCGGTCTACATCGTGACCGTGATCATCTTCGCCGTCCTCTGGGGATGGCTTGCAGGCAACCTGATCTTCGGCTGA
- a CDS encoding ArsR/SmtB family transcription factor translates to MPKHRREQAELACAAEALRALGHPDRLRIVRALQAREACVCELVAALGLRQPAISQHLAVLRRARLVKSRRDGLFVRYRLNGPLPARLLGAAGLGPEGDRLEHADRCAPACQAAER, encoded by the coding sequence TTGCCGAAGCACCGACGCGAGCAGGCGGAGCTGGCCTGTGCGGCGGAAGCCCTGCGCGCTCTGGGCCATCCGGACCGGCTGAGGATCGTCCGGGCCCTCCAGGCACGAGAGGCCTGCGTCTGCGAGCTGGTGGCCGCGCTGGGGCTGCGGCAGCCCGCCATCTCCCAGCACCTGGCGGTGCTTCGCCGGGCGCGGCTGGTGAAGAGCCGCCGAGACGGGCTCTTCGTCCGCTACCGCCTCAACGGGCCTCTGCCTGCGCGGCTTCTGGGCGCGGCCGGCCTGGGTCCGGAGGGAGACCGCCTCGAGCACGCCGACCGGTGTGCTCCGGCGTGCCAGGCCGCCGAACGCTGA